The segment AGGTACCTTGCAACACTTCTTCCCTGATGCTTATATTTGAGTTCATTTGCAGCCATCACAAAATTTGTCATTACAAATCACTGCTAGATCATATCAGCTATATCCCTGAaactgcctaaaaaaaaaaaaatctttctgtttgcagaggatgggaaaaaaaaaaacttaagctGAACCTTAACTATAGCTATCAAAGTTTAAAAGTTCAGGTTAACACAGTATGCAGTTCACCAGGTGGAGGATATCTCCACTCTGTCCgtgaaacaagaaacaaaaaattctAACTGATTTGATTACTTTGTTttgtaaaaattgattttttctgATAAAGGATTTTCAAGGACTGTGTAAGTAGAACCAGCACAGGGATACCAATTACACTCACCTATACCTTAATAATTATCATTAAAGTTAAATTCTTTGATATGTTGTATTTTGACTgaatttgccttaaaaaaaaaaaaaaaacgtgttgTTTAAGTGTTCAGTTGTTTTAGGCGTTGTGTTAAGAAGTGGGAACAGCCAGCCACTAGATGGCATTTTTAGTCTAGTTTTTGTAGCTGTGCTGTGTCAGTCACTGTCCTAAACAGAAGGCCTCCTGTTCTCTCAGTCATGACAACTGTGATCCTATTAATTCTTGCTGGAGTAGTTATACTAAACTGCTATTTTTCCTTCAACATAGTTGGTAGGACATAAGGATAGCACATATTCTAGAATTTGAATGACCTTGACAGAGGAGTTTTGCTGAGTAGTGTTTGTATGCAGAGGAAGACCAATTAGaaggaacacagaaaaaaaatgaagtttctgcAAATCCTTTAAAAGTACTGCTGCATGGCACAGGTATTTGGCCCTATGAATTGCCTTTGAGGGGCACGTTTGTTCTAGAGGCACTAGCTAGAATACCACTAGGAGCTCAGACAAGCAAACTAGTAACAGGGGCTTGATTCCCATGGTCTTACAAAATGTAGCACTTCCATAAATTGATGGTCATGCCTATATATGCAAGCACCAAAACATAGCTCTGAAAGTCTCAAAGCACACTACAAATACAGTACACAGTCCTTGTGTTTCATTATCCTCATCTCATGGATAACTTGAGCCTTATAGCAATAAATCCTTTGTTTCTTTTATCAACACTATTTTATCTTGTTAACTACATTTCACCCAACATATTAACAAGTCAAGAATCCATATAAGCAAAACAAATTAACATGGTCCCTTATGCCCCTGAATAGTCTTGCTAGGAAAACTTTGCTAAATGAGAAAGAATCATCAGTGAAGCTCTTCATGCTACCCCTTCTGAAAAGTAACTTAGATTGCTGATTTTAAGTCTTTTAGCATGAAATAGAAAGTTTTATTGCTATTAGTTTTGCTACATTTTCCTGGTAGACTACATTTTCAGTTACAGGGAAAAGACAGTACAGCAAAGCTTAATCTAATAGAATACCATACATTCATCATACTGATTGCATTGTTTATTGAGTATACAATAAAATTCATTATGTAATATATTTGATATTTCTTCTTGCACTTTGCTTTCataataccaaaataaagtgcatTAATCTGTAGAATGTAGTTTATAGCTTTAAAacagtaaaaatgaaatatttgcttttttattgGATGCCCAGGGTttcaagaaacaacaaaaaatataaaaGGCTTCCTTTTCTATTTTGCTTCACTGTGGTAAAAAGATATAATGTTCTTTAATCCAGCAACTGAAAGAAATTGTAAAGTTAAGCAACTTATTTTTGAAGGAAGGTGGACATTCAGTTTCTCCTGGAAACTGAACACCTGGGGGATTCAACATTTAAAGCTCTTTACAGTAGCTAAGCTTTTACAATAACCTAAACATTATCCCTGTGCTGTTCACAAGTAAACCACCCTTAAAGAAGCTTAAGTATTGTGTTCAAGGTCACAGAATGGACACATTCAGTAGATCAATAAGATTTATTTTATTAGACTGGGTGGTTGTAGTTGGGGAAAAACTGGACAAAGTTTGATACACAATCCTTACCTTTTATGAGAGATTGAGTGATCAGAAACCAACTTGTATGCCTAGAAcaagagaaaacactgaaaatattgaCCAATGACCTTCTCTGTGAAGGTGTGTGCTGGTACTAATGCAGCAGTACTTTGGTTGCTTAATTAAGATATATATATGGTAAGTAAAAATTAAGATTTAATCAGGAAGGTATTTTAATTTACCCCAATAAAATGTATTTGGGCTAGCGAATATTAGGTTCTTCTGAAAGACTTTGAATATTTCAAGATTAAAACCTACATTAAGAGATTCATTTTAACAGGAACACAAGATCCATGACAACAGGAATTTAACTCTGAGCAAAAAGTCATCCAAAATGCACAAAATACCAGAATTTTCTTGAATGgaaggattaaaaataaatagaaactgATGGGAAGAATTGCGGTATAGGCTAAAAATAACTTGTGAACATGAGTAAGCtttctagatttattttttttttctctaaaaaagcAGCCCAGAAACTTGGGAGGGATAACTCTTACCTGCATTTAGATTCTACTATAGCATAATCAAGGTTTCTATGAAGCTGAAGGTAAATAATCAAATCATTCTTTGATCTGAAATAAATGCATCAGTTGAAGATATCAAACAGCATTTCTGTTAACAAAAGTCCAAGAAAAACAGTGCCGTAAGTAGGGAAAGGTAGGTCTATTCCAAACAAAGGACAAAGAGGTGCACACTTGATTTTAAAGtcttatttatttaatttgttaAAGAAATATACATTAGATTTTCTGCAATACTAGTTTGCATTACTAGCAAAGTTACATTCATAATAGCTAAAACCACTGTATTCTGTAatgattttctgtttcctttagcATCTGCTATATAAGAGTGTCACATCTAAAACAATGCTGAATTAGCCCTCACAATGTCCCTGTGAGGTAGGTTAGTGTTACCCTCATTTTATGTAAGGGGAAAGCAGAAGTTTCAGGTCAACGTATCAGAAAAACTGTAGAAGAGTTAGGTCTAGAATTCGAGTGTTCCATGGCTTGTACTGTGCTTCACATCTAGTGCCTTTCACCCTTTCTGAAAATGGAGAACAGCCCATAGTAGCTGTTATCCTCCTTTCCCCCCGCTTTCCTTTACATTGTAATATTTGATGATTTCTCCAACTAAGCTGATTAAAATTGATAAACATCAGCAATTTTTATCTGAACTATACAGATGAAGTAGAACATTTGAAGCCCAGAATTCAAGCAGTTGAAGATAGATTGTGGGTatttacagacaacatcactgaATTTAGTGCCAAAGACACAAGTCTGCATTTTGTCACCAAGCTACAGATGCAGTAATACTATCACATGGCTTTCCTAAAGCAGCTTTCTTTTGAAGAGGTGAAAGGGCTCAGAACTGATGAGCCTCTCATCTGCAGGGAGCATCCTGACAGACTGCCAGAGCAAGGGCATGATTCGTGCAGCAGTGCACATTCAGTGCAATCCATGTCTACCCATGTTAGTtcttcaaaataaacaaaatagctgCTTTTCTTAGGGCAGCAATGAAAGAGGCTGTATTGCAGAGCAAACCACTTAGCTGAGGTAGAATTTGAACAACTGCGAACCACAAAACACATACCTGAGTTGCTACAGATGTTCTTTTCAACAAAATTGACAATTATGTATGCCACATGGGCTAAAAGAACTAGTGTCTGAACAACACCAGGCAATAAAATGGCCTGCTTTTAAACACAACATTTACATTAGTATTTCAAATTAGTTTTAAAACAGCATTTTAGAACAGTAACTTAATATAGATGTAGTTTTCATACCAGTGCCTACCTGATGTAAGAACTCTTTTCTAGTGCTATTCATGTGCATGGTATGTGACAACAGACAGCAAGAATACAGTGAAAGCAATCTTTAAATCAAACAGAGATCAGCAAATGCTAACAAGAGATTGGTAAAGAAAATTTACGTCCAATGTGTCAAATTCTTGACTACTGTTTCATCGTGTATTGAGACAATTAGAAATTGTAGCCACCGGTACTAGTAGATCACTACATAATTTCCCATTTTATATTAAGTAGGATTTTCATTTCATCTTAATTTTTAGAGTGTCAGGTCTTAAACTCTAGATTACTCAGCTATCCCTTACACTTAAAAAGTACCAGTTAAAAAGATCCTATTTCTCAAAAGAATGAGCAATTCAAATAAAATCAGAAGATTGTTCCCCTCCAAGTAGAGTGTTCACAGTAGTGGCTATCTGGGGTGTTCCACAAGTGATCTGAAGACCAGGGTTTTTATCTATAGTATCTCAGATGTGGAAGCTCTTTGATATTTCAGTGTCACTATCAGTTTTCTTCAGGCCTTGAAGGAAGCTCGAACTACTCTCCCTTTAAGAGGCTGAGGGGGTCGAAAATTATTCACCATTTGGATCCTCTGGTCTTCCTCAGTGGTGAAGAGGAGCATGCGGAACTTCTCCAGCTGTAAATTCAGTGAAAATTTACTGTTTAAAATGGCAACCAGTATtaaagcttttattaaaaagaCCAAAGCAAAGCATTCAGTACATTACAGTCTGTTAATGGAACAGGTTCAAGGAAAGATCCTAAAGAGTATTTGCAGAATAAACAGAAGCCCTAATTATTGAACAGGCTAATGGTCTTTTAACTTAGCCCTGTTGCAAATCAAAACAGTCACTGTCTGTGTTGAATCCTACAAGACCTGGGAGAGTACCAAAAGcttacctgcttctcagaaatccTGATGGGTTCTTTCAGCACTATCCATGTTACACTCTCATTAAGGGGTGGTGTTGTCAAAGAACCAAGGTATGTCCAATAATCTAGACTCAAAGGCAAGAGACATTTGGGGTTGAAGCTTCTAAATTGAGCTTTTGttccctggaaaaataaaattgataCTTGAAGTATAGCTTTTTACTTTTAAGTGCAGGTTAAAGAAGTCTTTTCGAAGGATAAAGAAATGCTGAAGTAGTATTAAAGATTAGGGGAAAGGAATAATCTATGAAGGTTTGGCTCCCATGTAACAACTGTTATCTAAGAGCAGCATAGCAAGAGTGACACCTGCTGCTGACTTACTGGACTTTGAGTTCTTGCCTCATTGCCTCTGCCAAAGTTCAGCTCTTGTCACAGAAGGTCCAAGAATAATGCAGGAAGTATATTCTGTATATAGCATTCAGTGTGAGCTACAGATATCATGGCAGAATTCCTTGTCTCATTACTTGCTATTTTCTATGCTCCCCATCTACTTCAGTAGGAAATTTGAAACCTTAAAAACTTGGCCCCAAAGAGTCATCATCTGCTAAGACAAATATTGactttaaaaatcaaatgttCAAGTCTAAAATAAGACTAAGATGGATCAGCCAAAAGACCAGTAGAAACAGAAGAAGGTGCTATTTAAACCAGTGATTGCCTTAACTAACACAGTCTAGGGCTTGTAGGAGTATATGAAAGGTACTTAGTCACTCAGAAAGCACCATTCAATTGTCTGTAAAATTGCTCATAAGGAACAGAATGAGTAGTTTATCCCCAGTGGCAAACCTGCAGACCTTCAGTCACTACTACTGAGggataattattttcttcctgcaaGTGGAAGAAATTACTTAAACATAAAAATATCATTTAGCGTGTCTACCGACTACATATTGCTGCATAACTGCCTTCATTTCTTGTCTTTCACAAGCTTATACAGAGGAGCAAGAATAATATGCCTACTCAAGTTTATTTTGCGTATTAGAACTTAAGCATGCTATAGAATGCATTAACCTCCTGTAAATCCAGAAAGGTAAACACTTGTAGTGGTCTAATCAGTTCACACTTGGGAAAGTGCAGCAGGTATCAACCTTCAAAGCTCTCAGATACAATACATCTGGGTGAGGACCACCTTGAAGTATCACTGTAAGAACAGACTAGCTCAGGACCTCATGAAGATTGGCTCCCAACAGAGCTTTGCAGCAGAAGACAGACACCCAGCTTTGACTTGTTCAAGGCTACGCACGATGGAAAAGGGTTATTTTGCTGAGTGTAAGAGCTGAGCCTGAAGGGTCATGGAGCTTTTGATTTCAGATACTCTGGGAAAAGCAGAACCTCTGAATGACCAGTGGGGTCAGCATAGCCTTGGGAGGCATCTCAGACTGAGCAAATAAGATGAGCTTTGGAGAGGAAGGGGGGAATACAACTACAGTGATGTTCTAATGATGGGAGAATTTGTGGTGGGTGATTTTCCATTTTTGTCTTAAACATGTACATGAGCTTGATTTGTAAAAGATATTCCAGAAACAGTAATATTTAAAGGGATTAAAACTTACTTTAAATTTTACCATGTACAAAGCATCAGTGAGTCTGTTCATATTAGCATGTTCTCTCCCAATCTAAAATAACAGAATAGACAGGTTAAATAAGAATTACTATAATAATGCTTTGAAtaggtgttggtttttttctctaaatCTCAACATTCCTACTAAAGTAAGTTTAAAAGCAATTTGCATTGAGTTACTGCTTCCAGTAAGTCATCTGTTTTCCTTAAGCACTTCTGAAATATGTGGTTTGGTTCTCAAACACTTGACAGCATAATACTTTCTATCATGTAAACATGCTATTTTTGTTATTCTTACCTCCAAGAAAACACCAACTACTGCCAAGCcatctggagctgctgctgcttctccaaaTGTTGCATATTTTCTGGCATTCCAGTGAACCAAGTggagctttaaagaaaaataacaaataataattaaacaaATTGGCAATAGAAGCTGTGAACATAGGTTGTCTCATGTTAACAGGCACTAATGGTTGTTCATAAAATAATGTAGGTTTTGCTCTGAAAGCATCTTTGGAAATATGAGCAAGTTCAGCCTTTTGGACCAGTCCATAAGCATGGACAAACACTAAACAAAGTTTCTATATATCAGCTTTAATTTGAAGCAAAGCAAGCATTAACCTGTGACCTAACTTCCCTGGTATGGGCCTCATCCCATGAAGCAGTATGCTCCGGTACTTACTAGGAGGCTCCAAAATCCTGTGTTACTGTAGTGTTTGGGAAAGATTGTACTGGGAAAGGCCTGTGCTTGTCCTAGGCTTTGCAGAAATGTCTCAAGCCCCCACATGAAGCCACTTCTAAGCTATGGACAACACCAACATTTCACAGGTGGTGACCATCAGCTGAAGCCTAAGCTAACTATGCCAGGTAGTGGAACTACACATGGCTTCTCAACATCATGTTTGTCAGTATAGCCTTCCACCTGTATAAATAAAAGGATGCAATCAATTGTGTGCAGCAGGCTAAACTAGACAGCAAAGGGCTCTCAGAGATGCTGTGTGAGCACAGCAACTAAACTGTGGGGCTGTGTCCTGTTAAATAGGATAAGATGACTGAGAATCTTGGAAAAAGGGCTGGACTAGGGAGAGATAAGTTCGCACTCTGAAAAAACAGAATAATCAATAGATAACTTCAGTGTAAGGAATAAAGTTCTCATTAAAGTCTGTGCTGACCTAAGCATGGTGAGTAAGCAATCAGAATCCTAAGGGACACGTGGTCCCCACTGCAGACAAAGTCATTTGTCAACAGCATTTGCATGAATTAATCccatctgtaaaaacacatattaCCTCACATGGAAAAGGTTTGCCATCAATTGTGTGCTCCGATCCTTGGTCATGCTTTGTCCCCCAGTGAAAGTGAAACTGCTTTAACCGAAATGGGTTCTCAAAGGGACCACCACTGATTGCTAAGCAGAAAAAAGTAAGAGAGAAAAAACTTAAGCACTCCAGCTTCTTAGCTTCCTGTTAGTAAAAACTAATGTAGTGGAAAAAAGCCAGCAGCATCTCCCAGTTGCCAATATCAAATATATGCATCATCCAGATATTTAGAAGGGCTGGATTTCTTAACAGGAAGTACCCGAGTTTatgtaaaaattaaatttaaaagcatTGAGTGGCTATTTGTACAGAATTTTGTGGCTTCTTTGAAAGAGTATATTTGACATACAAAGAGGGGGTAGCTTTATAATTATGCCTTTCTTGTTCAACACAATAAATCCAAATCAAATGCTAAAAAACAAATAACAATTTGAAACTCAAGTATCTAAAATATTTTTGACAGTGCTACTTGACATTTCATGCAAAAGAGCATAGATACCTTGAGCATCAGGTAGACAATTTCCTGTTTAGAGTGTTTCCCTTCCTCTGGGGGTTATCTATATTCTGTTTCCTTTAAATACCTGATCCCACAAAAAGAGGTAATATAATAGCTTGTTCTTTACATGACACCATTCAGAATCTCAAGTCACCTTAAAAATGTGAGGTAGTGCTACAGAGAAACTTCATACATCATTTAGAAGTAACACTTAAGATCAGGTGAATGTGTAAGCTGCCACCTATAGGAAATACTTTATCAACTGCATCAGTAGTCCTGTACTTTTATATGGCACTAAATCAAATAAATTTTGCCAAACAGACATGAAAACTTGATCAAAGTCTTATATGAAGAAAATCAAAATTACATTTAGTATCTGTAAGGCACTCGTCCTCAGTGTAGTCCATAACATGTTGtctaaaaaaaatacagctgggACTTTCACAGTGCTACCATATGTGCACAGTTCCAGCTGGCCTTTATGCAGGAAACTGGCTTTACCAAAGCAAAGGTTTCAGTATTAAGAATATAATTATCTCCTAGTGTGTTTTTCTGAACTTAGCAATGGAATGCATCACCTGTCTCAACCATTATTTTAACAAATCTAGCTATTATGGCTTACTGTCAAAATTCTGTTGTGCCATTTATGCGGAATTATGAGTCACCAGATCTATTTCAACACAACTAAAACACTTTAAACCATGCTTTCCATCCCTCACAGTCTCCTTCCTTGAAAATGTTATTAAAGCAAGGCTTGTGCTTAGTGTAGAGAGGGCAGAGGTGTTCATTTCTGTATGTGCTCTGAGTCTGTATTTCTAACTGCAGAGTAATAGACGATGCTCTTAAACTTCTAAAGCTGGATAATGTTATCTGTTATATGCAGTTCAGCTTAGAATGGCACAAGAGTACTTAGCCAGCTAAGAGAACACTTTCAGATATATTTTACAAATTCTCTTTGTAGGGTGACATGCTTAATGCATCTGTGTAGTAAGATTTTGGAAAATGCATGTCCAGTCTTCTCTTCAAATTCAGTAAAGATACTTGAAAACCTCACCGTTCAGTTGGGCAGTTTcttaggttcatttcagaagggaaattttaaaacaaaatggctTGACTTGTAACCCCTGGCCCCTATTTCAAAGGGTTACCAACAGAGACAAGTCACTTCACAGAAAAAGTAACTTGTTCTGAGTATCCAGGGTATCCTATTTAGCTAGAACCAAACACATGCAAATGGAAGATTAAACCAGCTGATTGACATGTTTAAAAATTGTTTATAGTTTTTTAAAATGCACTCAGCTATTTCATCATCTCCATTTGAATGCTCTTCCCTTACCTCTCAGATGTTAAAGCAAGGTTTACCATGGCAGTAGAATTAACAGAAGTAATCTATCACTTAAAGCATTTATATTCTCTGCCAAGAGCTAAGATACAAGAATAATATGCAACTGCAGATAGCCCAACATCCACAAGCTGCTACTGACTCAGAACTAGCTGAATATTTTATAATTTCTGAAGAAACTGAACTGCTATAAggcagggaggaaagaaaaaaaaatagtgcaggGTCACAATTAGTGACTGGTCCAGATACATCTTGAATGTAGTGGATTATGATGATGATGACTATGCTGTGTCACCTGATCTCTGCtaatcctcttctcttccctacCCCCGGGGATGGAAACTGGGCAGTGAGCCACACAGAGCTGGCACGTGTGTTGGTACCTTTGATTTGGATGATCATGGACACATGGCAGTGAGGAGTGTACATACCTACTCCGTGTGTCTAGAACTGGTGGAAAGATGGAAGGAATGCCCAGCTAGCAAACTGACAATTCCCATTTGAAAGGGATGTCCTGCAAACAAACTTCTGATTCTCCTGATGCAAGAGCTTTTCCTAATGTAGAAACACTATTCCTCTAGGCAATATTGTATTGCTAGGCAGATTCAAGTGAAGACAAATGTGGGGCTCAGGAAGACAAAATATAAAGGGCTCTGGTTATACACCTTGTTCTAAACTGAAATTATGAATCATAAGAAACACACTATACAGGATGTACTTGT is part of the Patagioenas fasciata isolate bPatFas1 chromosome 13, bPatFas1.hap1, whole genome shotgun sequence genome and harbors:
- the CA7 gene encoding carbonic anhydrase 7, yielding MTGQRSWGYGRDDGPSEWHKSYPIAQGNRQSPIDIVSARAVYDPNLKPLIVSYESCTSLSISNNGHSVMVEFEDTDDKTAISGGPFENPFRLKQFHFHWGTKHDQGSEHTIDGKPFPCELHLVHWNARKYATFGEAAAAPDGLAVVGVFLEIGREHANMNRLTDALYMVKFKGTKAQFRSFNPKCLLPLSLDYWTYLGSLTTPPLNESVTWIVLKEPIRISEKQLEKFRMLLFTTEEDQRIQMVNNFRPPQPLKGRVVRASFKA